The region GCAAAGAAGCTCCCTTGTTGTTCATTCTTTCGACCCGCCATTCGTCTTCGATGTTCCCTCATCGCGTCCCAGGCGCTACCCAATTCAGGTAGGCGTCTACCAATCCTAGCAACTCCTTTTGGAAGATGAGCACGGCGATGGCTCCCAACGCCAAATAGGGGCCGAACGGAATCATGGTCCGCTCGACCTCAAACGCTTCCTCTTCTTCCAACGGCACGAATTGGGGTTCCCCAAACCACCGCTCGTACAGTCTAGGGACATAGAGACCTGCAATGTCAACGCATAACAGGTATCCAAGCCCACATTTTAGAAGGACCGGAATCGGTTCAGGTTCCCAATCTGCCTCTATCTCGGAGGCAGAACTTTCGACATCTGGCTCACTTCCCGGCTCTTTTGTATTCAAAACGTCGGACGGAACGCCGCCCACCCGCCGTTCACCGCCCCTTGCCAGGATCTGCACAATCCCAAACACGGCCCCAAAAAGCACGGCCACGCCAAAGCTCATGAGCGCCGCTGCAGGGAACACCACGGCCCCCACGCCCCGCGCCATCTTGATGTCGCCGTGGCCCATAGCATCTTTGCCAAAGAGCACCCTTCCAAAGATGGCGATTCCCCAGATGGCGCCGACCCCCGTCAGCCAGCCCGCCAGCGCGCTCGGCATGCCCCAGGTCATCGCCTCAGGCCTCCCTGCGATGAACAGCCACACGTTCAGCAGGATCCCGACGAGCCAGAGGAACCCGTTGATCTGGTCCGGGATGATATAGAGTTCCAGGTCGATGAAGATGATGGCGACCAGCGCCGATCCCGCCGCCGCATAGGCCAGGAACATCGCGATATCCGAGCCCTGCACCAGAAATCTGTACCAGAGCGCTCCCCAAATGGCAAAGGTAAGCAGTTCGACGAAGAAGTAGCGGCTGGAGACCTTCGCCCTGCAATGGCGGCACTTGCCCCCCAAAAAGACCCAGCTCAGCATCGGCACCAAGTCCGGCACCATCAGCCGATGCTTGCACTTGGGACAGAAGCTGTTCTTGGGTTCGTTAAGGGAGAGACCCCGCGGGATTCGGTAGATGACGACGTTGAGGAAACTGCCAAAGAACGCGCCGATCCAAGCTCCGATCAGCCACGTCCAGGTTGGAAATAGTTCCTGCAACTCCGCTTATGCCCTCCGTGGTCCCGCCGTCTTGCCTCTGGACGATGCCCTCGTCCCCTTACTTGCGCCAAATAGCCCGCCTCCACCTCAACGCGCAGATGGAGACGGGCCGAGAGAGCTATTCGCCCTGGCCGGGACCGGATAGCTTTTCGATGACCTTCGCGAACGGAAGGAACATCGAGATAACGATGAAGCCGACGATGAAGCCGAGCATGACGATCATGATCGGTTCCAGCGCAGCCGTCAGCGACGCCAAAGTCGCCTCGACCTCCGCCTCATAAAAGTCGGCGATCTTCTGAAGCATGAAGTCCAGCGAACCGGATTCCTCTCCGACGCCGATCATGTGTACGACCATGGGCGGGAAGAGCCTGGACTGCTCCAGGGGATCGCCAATTCGGTCTCCTTCACGAATCCTGGCGCGGGC is a window of Armatimonadota bacterium DNA encoding:
- a CDS encoding prepilin peptidase, producing the protein MQELFPTWTWLIGAWIGAFFGSFLNVVIYRIPRGLSLNEPKNSFCPKCKHRLMVPDLVPMLSWVFLGGKCRHCRAKVSSRYFFVELLTFAIWGALWYRFLVQGSDIAMFLAYAAAGSALVAIIFIDLELYIIPDQINGFLWLVGILLNVWLFIAGRPEAMTWGMPSALAGWLTGVGAIWGIAIFGRVLFGKDAMGHGDIKMARGVGAVVFPAAALMSFGVAVLFGAVFGIVQILARGGERRVGGVPSDVLNTKEPGSEPDVESSASEIEADWEPEPIPVLLKCGLGYLLCVDIAGLYVPRLYERWFGEPQFVPLEEEEAFEVERTMIPFGPYLALGAIAVLIFQKELLGLVDAYLNWVAPGTR